In Corvus moneduloides isolate bCorMon1 chromosome 12, bCorMon1.pri, whole genome shotgun sequence, the following proteins share a genomic window:
- the SDR42E1 gene encoding short-chain dehydrogenase/reductase family 42E member 1 isoform X1 produces the protein MNNPSSLSWRQLCRSVPAHSAKGKRMEEGSAAKERVLITGGGGYFGFRLGCAIYQKGVNVILFDVVKPLQTVPEGIKFVQGDICCLSEVEEALRDVICIFHIASYGMSGREQLNRKLIEDVNVKGTENVIQACKSRGVPSLVYTSTYNVVFGGQVIENGDESLPYLPLHLHPDHYSRTKSLAEMKVLEANGAELGNGRGVLRTCALRPAGIYGPGEQRHLPRIVSYIERGLFKFVYGDPLSLVEFVHVDNLVQAHVLASEALRASKQHIAAGQAYFISDGRPVNNFEFFRPLVEGLGYKFPTWRLPLSFVYFFAFLTEIVHFLVGCVYNFQPLLTRTEVYKTGVTHYFSMEKARKELGYEPQQYSLDEVVEWFRSQGCGPKPRNYTMMHLVRDGGLLLMLIAVLVSWFPSAATFSL, from the exons atgaacaatcccagttctctcagctggaggcagctctgcag GTCAGTCCCAGCACACAGTGCCAAAGGAAAGAGGATGGAAGAAGGAAGCGCTGCCAAGGAAAGAGTCCTCATTACTGGAGGAGGGGGTTATTTTGGCTTCCG TTTAGGTTGTGCCATATATCAAAAGGGAGTCAATGTGATTCTCTTTGATGTCGTGAAGCCACTTCAAACTGTGCCAGAGGGAATAAAGTTCGTGCAGGGGGATATCTGTTGCCTGTCTGAAGTGGAAGAAGCTCTCAGAGATGTCATCTGCATATTCCATATCGCTTCCTATGGAATGtctggcagggagcagctgaacCGAAAACTTATAGAAGATGTTAACgtgaaaggaacagaaaatgtcaTCCAGGCCTGCAAGAGCAGGGGAGTGCCGAGTCTGGTTTATACAAGTACCTACAACGTGGTATTTGGAGGCCAGGTTATAGAAAATGGGGACGAGTCTCTGCCTTATCTGCCTCTGCACCTTCACCCTGATCACTACTCCCGAACGAAATCTTTAGCTGAAATGAAGGTGCTGGAGGCAAACGGTGCTGAGCTTGGAAATGGGAGAGGTGTCCTAAGGACCTGTGCTCTCCGCCCAGCAGGGATCTACGGGCCTGGGgagcagagacaccttccaaGAATAGTCAGCTACATTGAAAGGGGACTGTTTAAGTTTGTGTATGGAGACCCTCTGAGTCTGGTAGAGTTTGTACACGTGGACAACCTGGTCCAGGCTCATGTCCTTGCCTCCGAGGCCCTCAGAGCCAGCAAGCAGCACATTGCTGCAGGCCAGGcctattttatttcagatggCAGGCCTGTAAATAACTTTGAATTTTTCCGACCGCTAGTGGAAGGTTTGGGTTACAAGTTCCCAACCTGGcgccttcccctctcctttgtCTATTTTTTTGCATTCCTTACTGAAATAGTTCATTTTCTTGTAGGGTGTGTTTATAacttccagcccctcctcactCGCACGGAGGTTTACAAAACTGGTGTCACGCATTATTTCAGCATGGAGAAGgccaggaaggagctgggctATGAGCCCCAGCAGTACAGCCTGGATGAAGTGGTGGAGTGGTTTAGATCGCAGGGATGTGGACCAAAGCCAAGAAATTACACCATGATGCATCTGGTTAGGGATGGAGGACTGCTTTTGATGCTGATTGCTGTGCTGGTTTCATGGTTTCCATCTGCAGCaacattttctctctga
- the SDR42E1 gene encoding short-chain dehydrogenase/reductase family 42E member 1 isoform X2 has translation MEEGSAAKERVLITGGGGYFGFRLGCAIYQKGVNVILFDVVKPLQTVPEGIKFVQGDICCLSEVEEALRDVICIFHIASYGMSGREQLNRKLIEDVNVKGTENVIQACKSRGVPSLVYTSTYNVVFGGQVIENGDESLPYLPLHLHPDHYSRTKSLAEMKVLEANGAELGNGRGVLRTCALRPAGIYGPGEQRHLPRIVSYIERGLFKFVYGDPLSLVEFVHVDNLVQAHVLASEALRASKQHIAAGQAYFISDGRPVNNFEFFRPLVEGLGYKFPTWRLPLSFVYFFAFLTEIVHFLVGCVYNFQPLLTRTEVYKTGVTHYFSMEKARKELGYEPQQYSLDEVVEWFRSQGCGPKPRNYTMMHLVRDGGLLLMLIAVLVSWFPSAATFSL, from the exons ATGGAAGAAGGAAGCGCTGCCAAGGAAAGAGTCCTCATTACTGGAGGAGGGGGTTATTTTGGCTTCCG TTTAGGTTGTGCCATATATCAAAAGGGAGTCAATGTGATTCTCTTTGATGTCGTGAAGCCACTTCAAACTGTGCCAGAGGGAATAAAGTTCGTGCAGGGGGATATCTGTTGCCTGTCTGAAGTGGAAGAAGCTCTCAGAGATGTCATCTGCATATTCCATATCGCTTCCTATGGAATGtctggcagggagcagctgaacCGAAAACTTATAGAAGATGTTAACgtgaaaggaacagaaaatgtcaTCCAGGCCTGCAAGAGCAGGGGAGTGCCGAGTCTGGTTTATACAAGTACCTACAACGTGGTATTTGGAGGCCAGGTTATAGAAAATGGGGACGAGTCTCTGCCTTATCTGCCTCTGCACCTTCACCCTGATCACTACTCCCGAACGAAATCTTTAGCTGAAATGAAGGTGCTGGAGGCAAACGGTGCTGAGCTTGGAAATGGGAGAGGTGTCCTAAGGACCTGTGCTCTCCGCCCAGCAGGGATCTACGGGCCTGGGgagcagagacaccttccaaGAATAGTCAGCTACATTGAAAGGGGACTGTTTAAGTTTGTGTATGGAGACCCTCTGAGTCTGGTAGAGTTTGTACACGTGGACAACCTGGTCCAGGCTCATGTCCTTGCCTCCGAGGCCCTCAGAGCCAGCAAGCAGCACATTGCTGCAGGCCAGGcctattttatttcagatggCAGGCCTGTAAATAACTTTGAATTTTTCCGACCGCTAGTGGAAGGTTTGGGTTACAAGTTCCCAACCTGGcgccttcccctctcctttgtCTATTTTTTTGCATTCCTTACTGAAATAGTTCATTTTCTTGTAGGGTGTGTTTATAacttccagcccctcctcactCGCACGGAGGTTTACAAAACTGGTGTCACGCATTATTTCAGCATGGAGAAGgccaggaaggagctgggctATGAGCCCCAGCAGTACAGCCTGGATGAAGTGGTGGAGTGGTTTAGATCGCAGGGATGTGGACCAAAGCCAAGAAATTACACCATGATGCATCTGGTTAGGGATGGAGGACTGCTTTTGATGCTGATTGCTGTGCTGGTTTCATGGTTTCCATCTGCAGCaacattttctctctga